Sequence from the Stenotrophomonas sp. 364 genome:
TGCATTGCTGCGGTATGGATACGGCTCACCTGGCTGGCATCCAGCGTCAGTTCGCCGGCCTGGTCCACCAACGGGGCCAGGCGGGTTTTCAGCTCGGTGCTGGTCTCGATTCCGAGATCACCACCCAGGGCAACAGTGCTCATGTTTGCTCCGGACAAACGGTTCCGAGAGAGATAACGGCCTGAGCCCAAAAAGCTTTAGGGGAGGCGCGGGCGATCTTCATCATTCTGTCGGCCGGCCCGCCGGGGGTAGAGCCACCCCATGGGTGGCTGCGTAGCACGGCAGGACCCACACCCGCCGTCAGGTGGCCACGACGTCGGATCGGACGGCAGCCACCTATGGGGCGGCTCTACCGCGTGAGGGTTCCGGTCAGTTCAACAGCTGGGTGGCATCCAGCAGGATCATCGGCTGGGCGCTGATCCTGGCCACACCACGGAACAGGTCGTTGGAAATCTGGCAGATGCGGGCGGTATCGGGCGGCTCGATCTGCGAGTCGGTGAGGTTGGCCACGTCTTCCACGGCCGACACGCGCAGGCCCATGGTTTCGCCGTCTTCCTCGAGCACCACGATGCGGGTGTTGGCGTCTTCCTGGGCGGGACCGGCGCCCAGATGGATGCCCAGGTCCATCACCGGTACCACCTGGCCGCGCAGGTTCATGATGCCCAGCATGGCGTCGGCGGTACCGCGCAACGGCAGCAGCGGCACCGGCAGCACCACTTCCTGCACCTTGAGCAGTTCCAGTGCGTAGGCCTGGGCGCCACAACGCAGGCGCAGCCAGCGCGAGGTGCGCTCGCTGGCCCGACGGTTCTCGCGCGGGCTGGAGGCCGGATTGCGCGCCTGTGCCTGCAGCTCCTGCCAGCTGCCCGGCCGGGTGTGCGCCGGCGCCGGCGCGCTGCGGGCGCTGGGGGCACTCATCGGCATCGGGGTGGGCATGGCGCGGGCAGTGGGTATCTGGGTGGGGGCGGGGGCAGGGCGGGCAGGGGCCACCGGCGCTGCCACGGCGGCGACGGTCGGCGCACTATCGTGCAGCACATCGTCGGGAAGGTCGTCCCAGCTGGGCCTGGCCGCGTCCGCACCGGTACCTGCAGCGGAGAGAGCGGCGACCGGTGGGCCGAGCGCCGGATCGTTCATCAGCTCGTCGAGCAGGGCCAGGTTGGCCGGTGCGCCGGGCGAGGTGGGGGTGTCGTGGACGGGCGCGAGGGTCTCGACCGGTGGGCCGAGCGCGGGATCGTTCATCAGTTCGTCGAGCAGGGCCAGGTTGGCTGGTGCGCCGGGCGAGGTGGGGGTGTCGTGCACGATCGCGAGGGTCTCGACCGGTGGGCCGAGCGCGGGATCGTTCATCAGTTCAGCGAGCAGGGCCAGGTTGGCTGGTGCGCCGGGCGAGGTCGGGGTGTCGTGCACGGTCGCGAGGGTCTCGACCGGTGGGCCGAGCGCAGGATCGTTCATCAGCTCAGCGAGCAGGGCCAGGTTGGCCGGTGCGCCCGCGGCGGTGGGGGTGTCGAAATGCGCTGCGGGTGCGGGCGCGTCGCTGTCCGGATCAGTACCGGCATCGGCCAGCGCGTCGCGGGCGAACTCGGCGCTGATCGCACGCGCCACGCCATCGGCTTCGGCGTCGTCCTGCGCGGCCACCGCGGCGGTCGGCGGGGTCGATACGTCGGCCTGCACCGGTGCGGCCGGCACGGCATCGCCCAGCAGTTGTTCCAGGTAGTCGTCGAGCACGCCGGCGGTGTTCATGCCGCGCGCTCCATCTGCAGCGCGTCGTCGGCCATGATCCATTCCAGGGCACGGCGGTACGCGGCCAGGCCACGGCCAGGGTAGTCGTCCGACTGCGCCGGAATGGTCAGGCTGGCAGCATTGCAGATGCGGGTGTCGACCGGAATCGCGTCTTCCCAGACGCGGTGGCCGTGCGTGTCCTGCATCAGCTTGACGGTTTCGTTGCCGGCGCGGGTGCGGCGGTCGAACAGGGTCGGCAGGATCGACATCGGCAGCGGGCGGCGGCGCGAGCGTTCGACCATCTCGCCGGTCCGCACCATGCCGTCCAGCCCATGCAGGGCGAGCGGTTCGGCCTGGGTCGGAATGATCAGGCGGTCGGCGGCGGCCAGTGCATTGATCATCAGCAGGCCCAGCGTGGGCGCGCAGTCCAGCAGGATGTAGTCGTGCTGGCCCTGGTGGCGGGCAAAGGCGTTCTGCAGGGCCAGGCCGAGCCCGGGCTGGTTGGCGCTGCGCCGTTCCAGGGTGGCCAGCGCGGCCTGTGCGCACACGTAATCCAGGCCGGGAATAGTGCTGTGACGGCTGAGCGAGGACAGCTCGGCCGGCGGCGTCCCGAACAGCTCCAGCACGCCCTGCGGCGGCGGGTCCAGCGGCACGCCGAAGGCGCGGGTCAGCGACGAATGCGGATCGAGATCGATCAGCAGCACGCGGTGGCCCAGGGCGGCCAGGCCACGGCCGAGAGCCAGGCTCGTGGTGGTCTTGCCCACGCCGCCCTTCTGATTGGCGATTGCCCAGATGCGCATTCGGTTCACTCCTTCATTGCGGGGGAAACGGCGGCGCCCACGCGGCTGCCGGCCGGCACCGGTGGCAACTGCACCGGTGCGATGGGGGATATGGCGGGGGTCTTGCCGGGCGTGGCCGGGTCCGATTCGGCGGTCAACTGCGGCCCGATCGGATCCACGCCCTGCGCGGTGTCGGCCAGGATGATCACCATCACCCGCCGGTTGCGGTTGCGCCCTTCGGCGGTGGCATTGTCTTCGCGCGGGCGGAACTGGCCGTAGCCGACCATCGCCAGCCGCGACGGCTGCAGGCCCTGGTCGGCGAACAGGTGGACCACGCTGGCCGCGCGCCCGGCAGAGAGTTCCCAGTTGGAGGGGAACAACGGGGTGGCGATCGGAATGTTGTCGGTGTGACCTTCCACGCGCACGCCGTTGGGTGCCTCGCGCAGCACCTGGGCCAGCTTGGACAGGGTGTCGCGTGCGTGCACATCCAGCGTGGCCGAGCCGGTGGGGAACAGGATGTCGCTGTTGATCTCCACCTCGATCCACAGCTCGGTGCGGCGCACGGTGATCATGCCGCGCTCGATCAGCGGTGCCAGCGTGGCGGTGAGGCGGTCGGCGATGGTGTTGAGCTGGCGTTCGGCGCGCTGCAGCTGTTCCTGGTTGCGCACCGAAACGGGCATGCGCATCTGCGAGGCCATTGCCGGCAGCAGGGTGGGGTCGTTGGACGGCGCTGGCGCGGCCGGGCCGACGCGGTTGCCGGCCTTGATCACCGACGGGCTGTCCCAGCCGCCGCCCTGCACCTGCTGGTTGCCCACCTGCACCGGGTTGATGGTGCGCGGCGCGCCCCCGAAGGCGGTGGTCAGCGCATCGGCCATGACCCGGTACTTGCCTTCGTTGAGCGAGGAGATGGCGTACATCACCACGAAGAAGGCGAGCAGGAGCGTCATGAGGTCGGCATAGGGAATGGCCCAGGCCTCATGGTTGGCGTGCTCTTCGTGATGCTTGCGACGGGCCATGTCAGTGCAGGAACCCGGAGAGGTTGGTTTCGATGTTGCGCGGGTTTTCGCCCTGCGCGATCGAGATCAGGCCTTCGATGATCATTTCGCGGTCGCGGCTGTTGTGGTGGATCACGCTCTTCAGCTTGGCCGACACCGGCAGGAACAGCAGGTTGGCCGAGGCGATGCCGTAGATGGTGGCGGTGAACGCCGCGGCGATGCCGTGGCCGAGCTTGCTCGGGTCGGCCAGGTTCTTCATCACCGCGATCAGGCCCAGCACCGCGCCGATGATGCCCAGCGTGGGGGCGTAGATGCCCATTCCCTCGAACACCTTGGACGCGGCCAGGTCCTGGTGCTCCTGGCTGCTCAGTTCGATTTCCATCATGTGGCGGATGGTTTCCGGCTCCACGCCGTCCACCAGCAGCTGCAGGCCCTTGCGCAGGAACGGGTCGTTCTGCGCATCCACCTGGGTTTCCAGGCCGAGCAGGCCCTGGCGACGGGCGATGTTGCTCCATTCGACGATCTGCTTGATCAGTTCGTGGCGGTC
This genomic interval carries:
- a CDS encoding chemotaxis protein CheW translates to MNTAGVLDDYLEQLLGDAVPAAPVQADVSTPPTAAVAAQDDAEADGVARAISAEFARDALADAGTDPDSDAPAPAAHFDTPTAAGAPANLALLAELMNDPALGPPVETLATVHDTPTSPGAPANLALLAELMNDPALGPPVETLAIVHDTPTSPGAPANLALLDELMNDPALGPPVETLAPVHDTPTSPGAPANLALLDELMNDPALGPPVAALSAAGTGADAARPSWDDLPDDVLHDSAPTVAAVAAPVAPARPAPAPTQIPTARAMPTPMPMSAPSARSAPAPAHTRPGSWQELQAQARNPASSPRENRRASERTSRWLRLRCGAQAYALELLKVQEVVLPVPLLPLRGTADAMLGIMNLRGQVVPVMDLGIHLGAGPAQEDANTRIVVLEEDGETMGLRVSAVEDVANLTDSQIEPPDTARICQISNDLFRGVARISAQPMILLDATQLLN
- a CDS encoding ParA family protein, with protein sequence MRIWAIANQKGGVGKTTTSLALGRGLAALGHRVLLIDLDPHSSLTRAFGVPLDPPPQGVLELFGTPPAELSSLSRHSTIPGLDYVCAQAALATLERRSANQPGLGLALQNAFARHQGQHDYILLDCAPTLGLLMINALAAADRLIIPTQAEPLALHGLDGMVRTGEMVERSRRRPLPMSILPTLFDRRTRAGNETVKLMQDTHGHRVWEDAIPVDTRICNAASLTIPAQSDDYPGRGLAAYRRALEWIMADDALQMERAA
- a CDS encoding flagellar motor protein; this encodes MDRLSLIGLFLALASLVGGSILKGAGLASLWSPAAFVIVIVGTIASILLHTSPAVFKHAFKIVRWVILPPSSDRHELIKQIVEWSNIARRQGLLGLETQVDAQNDPFLRKGLQLLVDGVEPETIRHMMEIELSSQEHQDLAASKVFEGMGIYAPTLGIIGAVLGLIAVMKNLADPSKLGHGIAAAFTATIYGIASANLLFLPVSAKLKSVIHHNSRDREMIIEGLISIAQGENPRNIETNLSGFLH